In Desulfolucanica intricata, the following are encoded in one genomic region:
- a CDS encoding Uma2 family endonuclease codes for MKFFISPCDVLLPKNYEEAEEDIDVVVQPDIFVVCDDKKITKEYCLGSPDWIIEIASPSSPSRDYVNKLHLYEKHKVTEYWIVNYIRQEVTVYRLNKEKEYDVPEIYKVDDNIKVGIFEDLIIDMKEIFE; via the coding sequence GTGAAGTTTTTTATTTCTCCTTGTGATGTTTTGTTGCCTAAAAACTATGAAGAAGCAGAGGAAGATATTGATGTAGTTGTGCAGCCCGATATTTTTGTTGTTTGTGATGATAAAAAAATAACTAAAGAATATTGTCTTGGTTCACCGGATTGGATTATTGAAATTGCTTCTCCCTCGTCACCTTCCAGAGATTATGTTAATAAACTGCATCTATATGAAAAGCATAAAGTAACGGAATATTGGATTGTAAACTATATACGTCAAGAGGTAACAGTTTATAGATTAAATAAAGAAAAAGAGTATGATGTGCCGGAAATATACAAGGTTGATGACAATATAAAGGTTGGGATTTTTGAAGATTTAATTATAGATATGAAAGAAATATTTGAATAA
- a CDS encoding PHP domain-containing protein produces MKKLIFNPYDGIDWSTILRCKANLHTHTTESDGLLYGADVITRYKNAGYSILAITDHDNYRVKQRPQENGAVKYVNSWPWTIWEGTKDYQAPTGTFAMIKDEVLGVTANGMLTVQSCELSGINHINSYDNDYSGGNNKRIDYTNEESAIQALKDRKGVCVINHPGRYGETVQWYVDLYKKFYPILRGLEVYNQGDTYPHDRDLWDDILTELMPFMPVFGWSNDDMHRERDLFRNYQYLLLREFTAAEFRVALNLGRGFFSYEPGGSGNALAPYVNSVVINKNKGTISINADNWDSIEWICEKNIISTGSRFNYKNTRGLTSYVRAKLTNSKGFTYTQPFGFID; encoded by the coding sequence ATGAAAAAATTAATTTTTAATCCATACGATGGAATTGACTGGTCTACAATTTTAAGATGTAAAGCTAATTTGCATACTCACACAACTGAATCAGACGGGTTATTGTATGGTGCAGATGTAATTACGAGATATAAAAATGCAGGCTATTCGATTCTGGCAATTACCGATCACGATAATTACAGAGTTAAGCAAAGACCGCAAGAAAACGGGGCTGTTAAATACGTTAACTCCTGGCCTTGGACGATTTGGGAAGGTACAAAAGATTATCAAGCACCGACCGGAACATTTGCTATGATAAAAGATGAAGTTCTAGGTGTGACTGCAAATGGAATGCTGACAGTTCAAAGTTGTGAACTTTCCGGTATAAACCATATAAATTCTTATGACAATGATTACAGCGGTGGAAATAATAAAAGAATTGATTATACTAACGAGGAATCAGCTATACAGGCATTAAAAGACAGAAAAGGTGTTTGCGTTATTAACCACCCGGGACGCTATGGTGAAACTGTACAGTGGTATGTGGATTTATACAAAAAATTCTATCCCATACTCCGGGGACTTGAAGTTTATAATCAAGGGGATACGTATCCTCACGACAGGGATTTATGGGATGACATTTTGACTGAATTAATGCCGTTTATGCCTGTTTTTGGGTGGTCTAATGACGATATGCACAGAGAACGTGACCTTTTTCGCAATTATCAATATTTATTATTAAGAGAGTTTACGGCTGCGGAATTTAGGGTGGCCTTAAATTTAGGGCGTGGTTTCTTTTCTTATGAACCCGGTGGCAGCGGTAATGCTTTAGCACCTTATGTAAACAGTGTTGTAATCAACAAAAACAAAGGTACAATTAGTATTAATGCGGATAATTGGGACAGTATAGAGTGGATTTGTGAAAAAAATATAATTTCTACCGGGTCTCGTTTTAACTATAAAAATACAAGGGGATTAACCAGTTATGTAAGAGCAAAACTGACTAACAGTAAAGGATTTACGTATACTCAACCATTCGGTTTTATAGATTAA